A single window of Solanum dulcamara chromosome 5, daSolDulc1.2, whole genome shotgun sequence DNA harbors:
- the LOC129889939 gene encoding probable sugar phosphate/phosphate translocator At1g12500 translates to MVEAQSWTTRRGSNPRLESPQDQVLDMPVTPTAEIRQQQYSNGGISSLVSPNVLTALIIASWYCSNIGVLLLNKYLLSFYGYRYPIFLTMLHMLSCATYSLVAIKWLEVVPFQQIHSRKQFFKILALSAIFCFSVVCGNTSLRYLPVSFNQAIGATTPFFTAIFAFVITCKKETAEVYLALVPVVLGIVLASNSEPLFHLFGFLMALGSTAGRALKSVVQGLLLSSDAEKLHSMNLLLYMAPMAAMILLPFTLYIEGNVAAITVEKAKGDGFMVFLLVGNATVAYLVNLTNFLVTKHTSALTLQVLGNAKAAVAAVVSVLIFRNPVNIMGITGFAVTVMGVVLYSEARKRSKVTAH, encoded by the coding sequence ATGGTGGAGGCACAGTCATGGACAACAAGAAGGGGAAGCAATCCAAGATTGGAGTCACCCCAAGATCAAGTCTTGGATATGCCAGTAACCCCAACTGCTGAAATCAGGCAGCAACAGTATTCTAATGGTGGGATAAGTTCTTTGGTATCACCAAATGTACTTACTGCTCTTATAATTGCTTCTTGGTATTGTTCCAACATTGGGGTGTTGTTGCTCAACAAGTATCTTTTAAGTTTCTATGGTTATCGTTACCCAATATTCTTGACCATGTTGCATATGTTGTCATGTGCTACTTATAGTTTAGTTGCCATTAAGTGGCTGGAAGTTGTTCCTTTCCAGCAGATACATAGCAGGAAACAGTTCTTCAAGATTCTTGCTTTGAGTgctattttttgtttttctgtgGTTTGTGGTAATACTTCATTGAGGTACCTTCCTGTATCATTTAATCAAGCAATTGGTGCTACTACCCCATTTTTTACTGCTATTTTTGCTTTTGTGATTACTTGTAAGAAAGAAACTGCTGAGGTTTATTTAGCTCTTGTCCCTGTGGTTCTTGGTATTGTTTTGGCTAGCAATAGTGAGCCATTGTTCCATTTGTTTGGGTTCTTGATGGCTTTAGGTTCAACTGCTGGGAGAGCCTTGAAATCTGTGGTTCAGGGGTTGTTGTTATCCTCTGATGCTGAGAAATTACACTCCATGAATCTGTTATTATACATGGCTCCAATGGCAGCAATGATTTTGCTTCCTTTTACACTATACATAGAGGGGAATGTAGCAGCAATTACAGTGGAGAAAGCAAAGGGAGATGGATTTATGGTTTTCTTGTTGGTTGGTAATGCCACAGTTGCTTATTTGGTGAACTTGACTAATTTCTTGGTTACTAAACATACAAGTGCCTTGACACTGCAAGTTTTGGGGAATGCCAAGGCTGCAGTGGCCGCAGTGGTGTCAGTATTGATATTCAGGAATCCAGTGAACATCATGGGCATAACAGGGTTTGCTGTGACAGTAATGGGTGTGGTGCTTTACAGTGAGGCAAGGAAGAGGTCTAAAGTAACAGCACACTGA
- the LOC129888558 gene encoding growth-regulating factor 10-like isoform X2 translates to MELKISPPKNIASKKVCYNESSGEEKCSIELGLNLEVGYSKFSTNGYGFTFLQKQELEQQFFIYKYIEAGLPVPSHLIIPICKSFTYCLKVMGYGHLFWELKRSMEPEQRRCRRTDGKKWRCSKGVVQNQKYCEKHMHRGRQRSRKCVELTTSSNLQLSSNSTIKN, encoded by the exons ATGGAACTCAAAATCTCACCTCCCAAGAATATTGCTAGCAAAAAAGTCTGCTACAATG AATCAAGTGGAGAAGAAAAATGTTCAATTGAACTTGGGCTAAATCTTGAGGTTGGGTACTCAAAATTTAGTACAAATGGATATGGATTTACATTTCTACAAAAGCAAGAATTAGAGCAACAATTTTTCATCTACAAGTATATAGAAGCAGGGCTACCTGTTCCCTCACATCTAATTATTCCTATATGCAAGTCTTTTACTTATTGCTTAAAAG TGATGGGGTATGGCCACTTGTTTTGGGAACTTAAAAGGAGCATGGAACCAGAACAAAGAAGATGTAGGAGGACTGATGGCAAGAAATGGAGATGTAGCAAAGGTGTTGTCCAAAATCAGAAATATTGTGAGAAGCATATGCACAGAGGCCGCCAGCGTTCAAGAAAGTGTGTGGAATTAACAACTTCATCAAACTTGCAATTGTCTAGTAATTCtacaattaaaaattaa
- the LOC129888558 gene encoding growth-regulating factor 10-like isoform X1 — protein sequence MELKISPPKNIASKKVCYNESSGEEKCSIELGLNLEVGYSKFSTNGYGFTFLQKQELEQQFFIYKYIEAGLPVPSHLIIPICKSFTYCLKGIHDGNYPHYTNLMGYGHLFWELKRSMEPEQRRCRRTDGKKWRCSKGVVQNQKYCEKHMHRGRQRSRKCVELTTSSNLQLSSNSTIKN from the exons ATGGAACTCAAAATCTCACCTCCCAAGAATATTGCTAGCAAAAAAGTCTGCTACAATG AATCAAGTGGAGAAGAAAAATGTTCAATTGAACTTGGGCTAAATCTTGAGGTTGGGTACTCAAAATTTAGTACAAATGGATATGGATTTACATTTCTACAAAAGCAAGAATTAGAGCAACAATTTTTCATCTACAAGTATATAGAAGCAGGGCTACCTGTTCCCTCACATCTAATTATTCCTATATGCAAGTCTTTTACTTATTGCTTAAAAGGTATTCATGATGGTAACTATCCACATTACACCAATT TGATGGGGTATGGCCACTTGTTTTGGGAACTTAAAAGGAGCATGGAACCAGAACAAAGAAGATGTAGGAGGACTGATGGCAAGAAATGGAGATGTAGCAAAGGTGTTGTCCAAAATCAGAAATATTGTGAGAAGCATATGCACAGAGGCCGCCAGCGTTCAAGAAAGTGTGTGGAATTAACAACTTCATCAAACTTGCAATTGTCTAGTAATTCtacaattaaaaattaa